From the Nodularia sphaerocarpa UHCC 0038 genome, the window GGGTAAACTAGCCACAGTAGCCGCAGTTCGTTGGCGAATCTCCGGTAAACTTTCCTGCGGATGCAAGCGTTCACCATTCTTGACTACCAACTGCAACAAAGGTGATCCCAAGACATTGCTTTCATCTACCAATGCCAACTGATCAACTTTTACCTGACCTCCCGTAAACGAGCGAAAAATTTGCTTGCGTCCGGGATAAGTCACCTTGCTAGTAGACTGTTTCATCACCGGGATCCCATCGATTTCCACGAGTTTATAAACGCCATTTACAGGCGAACCCGTAACCAATCGAGTTCCCAACCCATAGCCATCGATTTGAGCATCAGCAGCCTTGAGTCTAGCAATTTCCCATTCATCCAAATCGCCGCTAGCAAAAATTGATACATTTGGCAGAAGCGATCGCACTTGTTTTGACAAAGTAACCAAATCTCCAGAATCCAACCTCACCCCAGTTAATTCCATTTCGCCAGCATTGACTTTAGTCGCTAACTGCTGTGCCGCAGCGATAGTATCATAAGTATCAATCAACAATGGCGCGCCCGGAAAATACCGATGGAAAGCAGTAAAAGCCTGCTCTTCACTACCTGTCATTGCTGAAAGTGCCATAACTAAAGCGTGAGCCATCGTACCACTTGGTTGTTCTCCCAGTTGTAACGCTGCTAACACATTAGAAGTAGAATCCAAACCCCCAGCCAAACCAGCCCGCGCCGCCCACAAAGAAGCTTGGGGACTAAACGCCCTTCTAGTACCAAATTCTAAAAGTGTCGCTGATTCCCCCGCAACATCCCGCACACGTGCAGCCCTCGTAGCAATTAAAGTTTGATAATTAATCGTATTCAGTAAATAAGTTTCTATTAGTTGTGCTTGCCAAAGAGGTGCTTCCACCCGCAATAATGGCTGATTAGCAAATATGGCTGTTCCTTCCGGTACAGCCCAGACATCACCTGTAAAACAGCCCGTAGCTAAAAGTGACCAAAAGCTTTCGGTTGCATGAGCAAAAATTCCCGTTCCCTGTAAAGCCGTTATCTGTTGAGGGTTAAAGCGAAAGTTTGCCAAATATTGCAAAACCTGCTCTAGCCCCATAGCGATTAAATAGCCAAAATTTTCTGGTAAGCGTCTGACAAATAATTCAAAGCTAGCCCGTCGTTGTTCTA encodes:
- a CDS encoding nicotinate phosphoribosyltransferase; the encoded protein is MATFPDWDGELTLCGADYSLLTDLYQLTMAACYAGEGVEQRRASFELFVRRLPENFGYLIAMGLEQVLQYLANFRFNPQQITALQGTGIFAHATESFWSLLATGCFTGDVWAVPEGTAIFANQPLLRVEAPLWQAQLIETYLLNTINYQTLIATRAARVRDVAGESATLLEFGTRRAFSPQASLWAARAGLAGGLDSTSNVLAALQLGEQPSGTMAHALVMALSAMTGSEEQAFTAFHRYFPGAPLLIDTYDTIAAAQQLATKVNAGEMELTGVRLDSGDLVTLSKQVRSLLPNVSIFASGDLDEWEIARLKAADAQIDGYGLGTRLVTGSPVNGVYKLVEIDGIPVMKQSTSKVTYPGRKQIFRSFTGGQVKVDQLALVDESNVLGSPLLQLVVKNGERLHPQESLPEIRQRTAATVASLPQETRRLHDPVGVEMEISAPLQQLILKTKNRTAEAQFAQRLVERTQR